From the genome of Cololabis saira isolate AMF1-May2022 chromosome 1, fColSai1.1, whole genome shotgun sequence:
gcaacggcgtcgcggcgaCGCCGTCgtggcgacggcgtcacggcgtcgtggcgacggcgtcacggcgtcgtggcgacggcgtcacggcgtcgtggcgacggcgtcacggcgtcgCGGCGACATGGCCGTCATGGCAACAGCAAAGTGGCAACGGCGTCGTGGCAACGGCGTCGTGGCAACGGCGTCGTGGCAACGGCGTCGGCAACGGCATCGTGGTAACGGCGTCGTGGTAacagcgtcacggcaacggcgtcacggcaacggcgtcgcggcaacggcgtcgcggtaacggcgtcgcggcaacggcttCGTGgtaacggcgtcgcggcaacggcgtcgtgGTAACGGCGTCGTCATGGTAACGGCATcatggcaacggcgtcacggcaacggcgtcacggcaacggcgtcgcggcaacggcttCGTGgtaacggcgtcgcggcaacggcgtcgtgGTAACGGCGTCGTCATGGTAACGGCATcatggcaacggcgtcacggcaacggcgtcgcggcaacggcgtcgcggcgaCGCCGTCGTGGCGACGCCGTCGTGGCGACGCGGCGACATGGCCGTCATGGCAACAGCAAAGTGGCAACGGCGTCGTGGTAACGGCGTCGTGGTAACGGCGTCGCGCCAACGGCTTCGTGgtaacggcgtcgcggcaacggcgtcgtgGTAACGGCGTCGTCATGGTAACGGCATcatggcaacggcgtcacggcaacggcgtcgcggcgaCACGGCGTCgtggcgacggcgtcacggcgtcgtggcgacggcgtcacggcgtcgCGGCGACATGGCCGTCATGGCAACAGCAAAGTGGCAACGGCGTCGTGGCAACGGCGTCGTGGCAACGGCGTCGTGGCAACGGCGTCGTGGCAACGGCGTCGTGGCAACGGCATCGTGGTAacagcgtcacggcaacggcgtcgcggcaacggcgtcgcggcaacggcgtcgcggcaacggcgtcgcggcaacggcgtcgcggcaacggcgtcgcggcaacggcgtcgcggcaacggcgtcggctctgcgttggtttaacgcgggaccataattcaggcggcGGACGCTTCACCTGCAGATTTACCGCACCGGCGCTCACGTTGGCAGAGTCTGAAATATCCAGGAAGGACAAACGAGACGTGGCAGCTGAAGTTTGACCCGACTCCCCCGGTTCCGTCAGAGCAGTTTGGGCCGGGCCGGGTTGAGCCGGATGGAGGAGTAGGCCCCGATGTGGGTGATGAGGTTTGGCTCCACGCTGTGGGCCCGCTCCCCGGGAACCTCCCGCGCCATCCGGTACAGCACCATGTCCTTGGCGTTGCCCTTGAGGCAGACGGAGCCGTCCAAGTAGCGGGCGGCCCGGGCCGAGGCGTTGCCGGGGAACAGCATGGCCGGCGTGCAGCACTCGGTGGCCGGCGACACGGCGTACAGCTGCGGCGACACCCGCCGCGCCTCCAGCAGGTAGTGCCGGCCCAGCAGCTCCGCCGCCGCCATGAAGTAGAGCGTGAAGAAGAGGAGGTGTCCGGCCGACGGGCCGGAGGACGACGAGGACGAGGAGCAGGGGCCCGGGTTCCAGAGCGGCAGCGCTAGCACCGCGGCGGTGGAGCACACCACGCCCAGGCCCACCCACTCCAGCAGCCTGTATGGCTCCGGGTTCCAGTAGCGCTGCAGCCGCTCGGGGTGGTACAGCTTGACGTAGAGCGTCCGCAGGGCGAAGCGGCGCGACAGCAGGTCCTTCACCACGGCGAAGAAGTCGTGGCGCGGCAACGCGTCGTCCTCCAGCACCACCACGTTCCGCGGCCGCGCCAGCTCCCAACCGCGCCGCAGGCAGAACACGTAGTCCCGCTTCTCCCGCTCGAAGGTGTTGACGCGCTCGCGGGCGGCGGCGCGCCGGTCGCGGGCGGACCGCCGGATCACAGTGAAGTGTCGCTCCAGCAGACGGGCGTCCTGGTTCTCCAGGGGACCGCTCTCCACGTCGCACAGCAGCACCTCGGCGCAGCGACGCCGCCCGCCGTCGCCGTCATCGCAGCTGCTCAGGAGGGAACTCAGCCGCCGCATCACCTGCAGCAGGGAGTGGAGATagatatatgggtcaatgacgtgacacctatattttcttttcaattcaaaaaaggtttaaatggataaaaaaataccagatatatGACTGACATATaactgtcccacatatggactcacttgaattttacaaaaaaatactagttatttgggattttgttgttgttttaagcgtcaaaatgtcatgtggtgcgaccgtccgaccaggactctggtttgaaaactttttttgaaatcactctaaatgtttttaaatcaatcttcttctatctggcatgatCCCCCCCCTGCAGCTACacctccaccatcccccccctccccccccactgcccaccttttcacacctcacctcagccaaccccccccacctctagtctacccccctccccccacccaaGACCCTGCCTGCACTGAAGATCTCTGTGGAAGACGTGTGCCGGCTGTTCAAAAGGCAGAAGATCAGGAAGGCTCCAGGCCCGGACGGCGTGTCGCCCTCCTGCCTGAGAGCCTGCGCCGAGCAGCTGCTCCCACCTTCACACGGatcttcaaccggtccctggagctgtgtgaggtgccctcatgcttcaaacgctccaccatcatcccagtccccaagaaacccaccatcacaggtctaaatgactacagacccgtcgccctgacgtctgtggtcatgaagacctttgagcgactggtgttgagccacctgaaggacaccacaggctccctgctcgaccccctgcagtttgcctaccgggcaaacaggtcggtggatgacgCAGTCAACATCGGACTGCATTACATCCTGCGTCATCTCGACACCTCAGGGACTTATGCAAGGATCCTGTTTGTAgacttcagctcggcgttcaacacgatcgcacccgcaatcctccaccagaagctcacccagctcaccgtgcctgcccccacctgtcagtggattaccagcttcctgagtgacaggaggcagcaggtgaggctggggagcatcacatccagcacccgcaccatcagcactggcccctccaggggtgcgtcctctcaccactgctcttctccctctacacgaacgactgcacctcaggggactcttctgtgaagctcctgaagtacgcggacgacaccaccatcatcggcctgatccgggaaggtgacgagtccgcgtacagacgggaggtggatcagctggtccactggtgcggtcggaaccacctggaactgaacccgctcaagactgtggagttgacagtggacttcaggtaaaacccactgccactcctccccctcaccatcctcaacagcaccgtctcctccacagactccttcaagttcctggggtccaccatctcccgggatctgaagtggaccacccacatcaactccgtcaggaagaagctcagcagaggttgtacttcctgcggcagctcaggaagttcaacctgccacagcagctgctgatcacgttctactctgccatcatacagtctgttctctgctcctccatcactgtctggtttgcatcagccaccaaactagacaggcacagactgcaacggaccatcaggactgcagagaggatagttgggactaacctcccatctatcgacgacctgtaccggtccaggaccaggaaacgggcaggtcgaatctctgcagacccctcacacccgggacaccgcctgttccaactcctcccctctggacggcgctacagatcactgtacgccaaaacctccagacacaaagacagtttcttcccgcaagcggttgctctgatgaactcccacaaataataagtctcagagtaaccaaacacgtgcaataaaaatcatccagcaccctctttaataatcatgtctgcctcactctgctgcacctctcactgttgtacttccttttgtataattttttgtattttttgtaaaatttgtctgttaaaattgtatataggttatacttatacttattcttatttttattcagaactatccttcttttatcactacctcaaactgctgccccttaaaatgttaaaatgtttatatgtatatagtaataccacatttgtttattgtttatttgtttattgtttattttttatttttttactaccaaagagcgaaataaccgaatcaaattccttgttggacaatgttcgaacctggccaataaagctgattctgattctgattctgattctgatttccgAACTGTTTTAAAGTGTGtaagatttatacacat
Proteins encoded in this window:
- the pgap4 gene encoding transmembrane protein 246, encoding CPLARWPGPLARWPALAQPLALVALTFLVVLPLCCHRLLYSYYFLRSVYLDSMSEDVLRQSVERGQEALRFWRDRPTASPAASPASPASPASPAFSHVAQNPELLVTVVTARRREGRDSHYLLQVMRRLSSLLSSCDDGDGGRRRCAEVLLCDVESGPLENQDARLLERHFTVIRRSARDRRAAARERVNTFEREKRDYVFCLRRGWELARPRNVVVLEDDALPRHDFFAVVKDLLSRRFALRTLYVKLYHPERLQRYWNPEPYRLLEWVGLGVVCSTAAVLALPLWNPGPCSSSSSSSGPSAGHLLFFTLYFMAAAELLGRHYLLEARRVSPQLYAVSPATECCTPAMLFPGNASARAARYLDGSVCLKGNAKDMVLYRMAREVPGERAHSVEPNLITHIGAYSSIRLNPARPKLL